A single Patagioenas fasciata isolate bPatFas1 chromosome 29, bPatFas1.hap1, whole genome shotgun sequence DNA region contains:
- the LOC136113841 gene encoding olfactory receptor 14I1-like — translation MANSSSITQFLLLAFTDTRELQLLHFWLFLGIYLAALLGNGLIITTIAWDQHLHTPMYFFLLNLALLDLDCVTTTVPKSMANSLWDTRAISYMGCAAQMFCFVFFISAEYSLLTIMSYDRYVAICKPLHYGTLLGSRACVHMAAAAWATGFLYSLLHTANTFSLPLCKGNVVDQFFCEIPHILKLSCSHSYLREAGFIMISACLVFGCFVFIVVSYVQIFRAVLRIPSEQGRHKAFSTCLPHLAVVSLFVSTGVFAHLKPHSISSPSLDLVVSVLYSVVPSVVNPLIYSMRNQELKDALWKLIVS, via the coding sequence atggccaacagcagctccatcacccagttcctcctcctggcgttcacagacacacgggagctgcagctcttgcacttctggctcttcctgggcatctacctggctgccctcctgggcaacggcctcatcatcaccaccatagcctgggaccagcacctccacacccccatgtacttcttcctgctcaacctcgccctcctggacctggactgcgtcaccaccactgtccccaagtccatggccaattccctttgggacaccagggccatttcttatatgggatgtgctgcccaaatgttttgctttgtctttttcatttcagcagagtattctcttctcaccatcatgtcctacgaccgctacgttgccatctgcaaacccctgcactacgggaccctcctgggcagcagagcttgtgtccacatggcagcagctgcctgggccactgggtttctctattctctgctgcacacggccaatacattttcactgccactgtgcaagggcaatgttgtggaccagttcttctgtgaaatcccccacatcctcaagctctcctgctcacactcctacctcagggaagctgggtttATTATGATTAGTGCCTGCTTAgtgtttggatgttttgtgttcatcgtggtgtcctatgtgcagatcttcagggccgtgctgaggatcccctctgagcagggacggcacaaagccttttccacctgcctccctcacctggccgtggtctccctgtttgtcagcactggcgtgtttgcccacctgaagccccactccatctcctccccatccctggacctggtggtgtctgttctgtactcagtggtgccttcagttgtgaatcccctcatctacagcatgaggaaccaggagctcaaggatgccctgtggaaactcatagtttcctga